Proteins encoded in a region of the Triticum dicoccoides isolate Atlit2015 ecotype Zavitan chromosome 3A, WEW_v2.0, whole genome shotgun sequence genome:
- the LOC119272041 gene encoding agamous-like MADS-box protein AGL80, with protein sequence MARKKVTLQYIPNDSTRRGTFKKRRRGLMKKASELAILCDVRACVLVYGEGETMPEVFPSHAGAAKILNIFRKMPELEQCKKMMNQEGFLRQRIDKLRDQVHKFGRESRDREIRVLLHKAMRGSLPGLVGLNIEELTSVGWKVEMLLKGIGDRIAKLRGQPPTPYLTGNLDMGSSAVYQSLPTQEGCLDMVRSGGDLGALVCSGYSGGHDAASTSASVGYSDGDMMQPFDLGFGWQWGTDLGASSSPFPPM encoded by the coding sequence ATGGCTCGCAAGAAGGTGACCCTCCAGTACATCCCCAACGACTCGACCCGGCGTGGCACCTTCAAGAAGCGCCGTCGGGGCCTGATGAAGAAGGCCAGCGAGTTGGCCATCTTGTGTGACGTCAGGGCGTGCGTGCTGGTGTACGGCGAGGGAGAGACGATGCCGGAGGTGTTCCCATCGCACGCTGGGGCGGCGAAAATCCTGAACATATTCAGGAAGATGCCGGAGCTAGAGCAGTGCAAGAAGATGATGAACCAGGAGGGCTTTCTCCGCCAGCGCATCGACAAGCTCCGGGACCAGGTCCACAAGTTCGGGCGCGAGAGCCGGGACCGCGAGATTAGGGTCCTCCTGCACAAGGCCATGCGCGGCAGCCTCCCTGGCCTCGTCGGCCTCAACATTGAGGAGCTCACCAGCGTCGGCTGGAAGGTCGAAATGCTCCTCAAGGGCATCGGCGATCGCATCGCGAAACTCCGGGGGCAGCCGCCGACTCCATACCTGACCGGCAACTTGGACATGGGGTCTTCTGCGGTATATCAGTCGCTGCCTACACAGGAGGGCTGTCTTGACATGGTTAGATCCGGAGGGGACCTCGGTGCTCTTGTCTGTAGTGGCTACTCTGGTGGCCACGATGCCGCAAGCACCAGCGCCAGCGTCGGCTACTCCGACGGTGATATGATGCAACCCTTTGATCTAGGGTTCGGTTGGCAGTGGGGCACCGATCTTGGAGCATCTTCGAGTCCTTTCcctcccatgtag